The following coding sequences are from one Humulus lupulus chromosome X, drHumLupu1.1, whole genome shotgun sequence window:
- the LOC133807202 gene encoding thioredoxin-like protein CDSP32, chloroplastic — translation MAAITNFLPRVTPSSLSTLHKTTTSSNSLFPILPFSSLKPKPQTTKLIPSTHHRSNFAVAKATAAPGTKKKPLNDEKVQKVHSIEEFDEALRAAKNKLVVVEFAASHSPQSSNIYPFMVDLSRTCSDVVFILVMGDESDKTKELCEREKIDKVPHFTFYKSMEKIHEEEAIGPDMLVGDVLYYGDNHSAVVQLHCRADVEKIIDDHKIDKKLIVLDVGLKHCGPCVKVYPTVVKLSKQMADSVVFARMNGDENDSCMQFLKDMDVVEVPTFLFIRDGEICGRYVGSGKGELIGEILRYQGVRVTY, via the coding sequence ATGGCGGCCATCACAAACTTCTTACCAAGAGTAACACCTTCTTCACTCTCCACACTCCACAAAACAACCACTTCATCCAACTCCCTATTTCCAATTTTACCCTTCTCCTCCCTTAAACCCAAACCCCAAACCACAAAACTAATTCCCTCGACTCACCACCGTTCCAACTTCGCCGTTGCCAAGGCCACAGCCGCTCCCGGCACAAAGAAAAAACCCTTAAACGACGAAAAGGTACAAAAAGTCCACAGCATCGAGGAATTCGACGAAGCCCTCAGGGCGGCGAAGAACAAGCTCGTGGTGGTGGAATTCGCCGCCAGCCACAGCCCACAGAGCAGCAACATCTACCCTTTCATGGTCGATCTGAGCCGGACCTGTAGCGACGTCGTTTTCATCCTCGTAATGGGAGACGAATCGGATAAGACGAAGGAGCTCTGCGAGAGAGAGAAGATCGATAAGGTTCCTCACTTCACTTTCTACAAGAGCATGGAGAAGATCCACGAGGAAGAAGCAATCGGTCCCGATATGTTGGTGGGAGACGTGCTATACTACGGTGACAACCACTCGGCTGTGGTGCAGCTGCACTGCCGTGCTGACGTGGAGAAGATAATCGACGACCATAAGATCGATAAGAAGCTGATCGTGCTTGATGTGGGGCTGAAGCATTGTGGACCGTGCGTTAAGGTGTATCCGACGGTTGTTAAGCTGTCTAAGCAGATGGCTGACAGTGTCGTTTTTGCTAGAATGAATGGGGACGAAAACGACAGCTGTATGCAGTTCTTGAAGGATATGGATGTCGTTGAGGTCCCTACTTTCTTGTTTATAAGAGATGGTGAGATTTGTGGGAGGTATGTTGGGTCTGGTAAAGGAGAGCTTATTGGTGAGATTCTTAGATACCAAGGAGTTCGTGTCActtattaa